The Burkholderia sp. NRF60-BP8 genomic sequence ATGCGTTCCAGCAATGGAGCGACCGGCAGATCTACGATGCGCCGCGCTTCCAGTACATCTCCGAGCTGTACGGCTATCTCGCGAAGCAGTTCACCGTGTTCGGCCAGCACGTGCACATCGGTTGCCCCGATCCCGACAGCGCGCTGTTCCTGCTGCACTCGATGTCGCGCTTCATTCCGCACTTCATCGCGCTGTCCGCGTCGTCGCCGTTCGTGCAGAACGTCGATACGGGCTTCCATTCGGCACGCCTGAATTCGGTGTTCGCGTTCCCGCTGTCGGGCCGCGCGCCGTTCGTGCTGACGTGGGACGGCTTCGAGGAGTACTTCACGAAGATGGTGAACACGGGCGTCGTCAACTCGATGAAGGACTTCTACTGGGATATCCGGCCGAAGCCCGGCTACGGCACGATCGAGGTGCGCGTGATGGACACGCCGCTGTCGGTCGATCGCGCGGCGGCGATCGCCTGCTACATCCAGACGCTCGCACGCTACCTGCTGACCGACCGACCGCTGAAGCTGTCGGAGGACGATTACCTCGTCTACACGTTCAACCGTTTCGAAGCGTGCCGCTTCGGGCTCGAGGGCACCTGCGTGAATCCTCAGACGGGCGAGCGCCGCACGATCGCGGAAGACATCCTCGACACGCTCGACCGGATCGCGCCGCATGCGGCCGCGCTCGGTTCGCGCGCGGCGCTCGACGAGATCGGCGCGCTCGCGAAGGCGCGCGTGAACGACGCATCGTGGTTGAGAACCGTTTTCAAACAGGAAAAATCGCTGAACGAGACGGTCCGGCAGCAGTGCTTACGTTGGCGCGGGTGAAAAAATGTTTTGCAGATTGCGGGATCGACCGCGGCGCGATTCGCTGAATGGCGCGCGCTGCCGTGTCCGGCCGAACGCGTCGCCAGTCGTCCTGAAAATCTGTGGATAACCCGATATTCCACTGCAAAGTCAACGCTCTGCGGGTGGGATAACCCGGTGGATCACCCGCGTGCGGCCGGGGGCCGATTCGAACGGGAAAATACCGGCGCACCCTGCTTCGCGGGCACGCGACATTGAGCGCACAACGAAAAATTGCGGTTATCCAGTGATTTTCCACAGTGTGCAGGGGATAACTTAGCTGTGCGATTTTCCGCTCTCGCTTAGAATGTCGGCTTTGCGGATGCCGGAAACGATGCGTGTCTCTCCGGTCGCCGCGAACGCGACCGCCGCGTGTGCCTCGCGACGGCCGTGCTGACGCATTCGAGAGCGTGCGTCTGTTTTGAGACGGGATTCGATCTCCACACTACGGCCGCTCGGCCAACCGGGCGGCGGAAAAGCGAAAAGACTATGAGCGAAGGCGTTTACGGGAACCAGGCTGCGGGACGTGTGACCCACAGCTTGCTGCGGTTGAGCACGGCCATGCGGAGCGAGGCATGGGATTGGGCGGAAGGCGCTGGCCTCACGCCGACGCAGGGCGAGATTCTCGTGCTGCTGTTGCAGCGGAAGGGCCCGATGCGGCTCGGCGAGATCGCGCGCGAGACGCAGCTCACTGCGGCCACGACGAGCGATGCGGTCAGCACGCTCGAGACGAAGGGGCTCGTCGAGAAGCGCCGTGCGCTGGACGACGGCCGGGCACTGGCCGTGCGCCTGTCGGCGCGTGGCCGCACGGCCGCGAAGAAGGCACTGCAATGGCCTGAATTCCTGACGAAAGCGGTCGGCAAGCTCGGCGCGGACGAGCAGGGCACGCTGTATCGCGCGCTGCTGAAGACGCTGCGCGAGCTGCAGGTGGCCGGCGCGACGCCGCCGCAACGCATGTGCCTCACGTGCACGCATTTCCAGCCGGGCAAGCTGTCGAAGAAGACCGTGCATCACTGCGCGGCGCTCGACATCTCGATGTCCGACAGCGATCTGCGTCTCGACTGCGCGGTGCAGGAAGAAGCCGACGCGGCGACGCAGAAGAAGACCTGGAAGATTTTCGCTGGCTGACGTCCGTCGATCGACCGGGAGGCCGATGATGAACGCTGAAGTCGTGGCGATCCGCCACGTGCATTTCGAGGATCTCGGGAGCTTCGAGCAGGTGCTCGGCGAACGCGGTCGACGGGTGCGCTATGTCGATGTCGGATCGTCGCGGGTCGAGGTGCTCGACGTGCTCGAGCCGTCGCTGCTCGTCGTGCTCGGCGGGCCGCTCAGCGTGTACGACGATGCGCAGTATCCGACGATCGCGCCGCTCCTGGCGCTCGTGCGCCAGCGCATCGACGCGGGGCTGCCGATCCTCGGCATCTGCCTCGGCGCGCAGTTCATCGCGCGGGCGCTCGGGGCGCACGTCTATCCGGCTGCCCGGCACGAACTCGGCTGGGCGCCGCTGACGCTCACCGACGCGGGCCGCGCGTCGCCGCTGCGCCATCTCGACGGCGCGACGACGTCGATGCTGCACTGGCATGGCGATACGTTCGACCTGCCGGGCGGTGCGATCCATCTCGCGTCGACGCCGGCCTGTCGCCACCAGGCATTCGCATGGGGGCAGCACGTGCTGGCGTTGCAATGTCATCCCGAGATCCGTACCGATCGCTTTGAACCGTGGCTGATCGCGAACGCCGGCGAAATCGCCGCGACGCCCGGCGTCGACGCGCGCCAGCTGCGTGCCGATACCGCGCAGCACGGCCCCGCGCTCGAGACGGCCGCACGGCGCATGTTCGCGGAGTGGCTCGACAGCGTCGGGCTCTGACGTCGCGGGCAGTCCCGCCCGCTGCAACGGTTGAGCCCGGCCTGCATCCGGTGCGGGCCGGCGCGTCGCCGGACACCGCACATTCCGCGCATCGCCGGCATCCGGCCGGCCGCACCTGACCATCCGCTTACTGTCGATCGCGCCGTCTGCACGCTTCGGGCGTGCGTGCTACGCTCGTCCGCTCTTTCCCTTTCCTGGCGAGCGGCTTCCATGACTGCGCTGTTTTCCCCGTTCACGCTGCGCGGCGTGACCCTTCCGAACCGGATCGTGATCTCCCCGATGTGCCAATACTCGGCCGAACGCGGCGAAGCGACCGACTGGCACATGATTCACCTCGGCCATCTCGCGCTGTCGGGCGCGGGGCTGCTGTGCATCGAAGCGACCGCGGTGGAACCCGACGGGCGCATCACGCATGGCGACCTCGGCCTGTGGGACGACGTGACCGAAGCCGCGCTGAAGCCGGTGCTGGCCGCGATCCGCAAGCATTCGCCGGTCCGCGTCGCGATGCAGTTGTCGCATGCGGGGCGCAAGGCGTCGAGCGCGGCGCCGTGGGAAGGCGGCCAGCTCGTGCCGGTCGCCGAGGGCGGCTGGTTGCCGCACGGGCCGTCGGCCGTGCCGCACAAGGACGGCGAGACGCCGCCGCTCGCACTCGATGCCGCGGGTCTGAACCGCATCCGGGAAGCCTTCGCGGCGTCGGCCAGGCGGGCTGCGCGGCTCGGCATCGATGCGATCGAAGTGCATGCGGCGCACGGCTACCTGCTGCATCAGTTCCTGTCTCCGCTCGCGAACCGGCGCACCGACGAATACGGCGGCTCGCGCGAAAACCGGATGCGGTTTCCGGTCGAGATCTTCGAGATCGTGCGTGCCGCGTTTCCGGAAGACCGGCCGGTCGGCGTGCGCGTGTCCGCGACCGACTGGGTCGAAGGCGGCTGGGAGCTCGACGATACGATCGCGTTCGCGCACGAACTGAAGCGCCGCGGCTGCGACTGGATCGACGTGTCGTCCGGCGGCGTGTCGCCGCTGCAGAAGATTCCGCTGTCGCCCGGCTACCAGGTGCCGTTCGCGCAGGCCGTGAAGCGGGCGGTCGGCATGCCGACGATCGCGGTCGGCCTGATCAACGAACCCGAGCATGCGAACCGGCTGATCGAGGCCGGCGATGCCGATCTCGTCGCGATGGCGCGTGCGATGCTGTACGACCCGCGCTGGCCGTGGCACGCGGCGGCCGAACTCGGCGCGCAGGTGACGGCGCCGCCGCAATACTGGCGCTCGCAGCCGCGCGAGCACAAGGCGCTGTTCGGCGACGTCGCATTCGGCCAGCGCTGAGCGCATCGCGCAATATTGCGCGCGATGTTGAACGAAGCAATCTTGAACGTGTAGGATGCGGGTGATTCGCCGCATGCCCCGACGCGGCACCGACTGGTGCCGCGTTTTCGTTTGGCGCGGCGCCCGGCCGCGTTCGCGGTCGCTTCCATACAAGTCGTCTTCACAAGGATTCGTTCGATGAGTTCACGCAGGATCGCGGTGCGCCGCTCGGGAGTACACGGCAAGGGCGTGTTCGCCGTGGCGCCGATCAAGGCCGGCGAGCGCGTAGTGGAATACAAGGGCGAGCGAATCTCTTGGAAGGAAGCGCTGCGTCGTCATCCGCACGACCCGAGCGAGCCGAATCATACGTTCTACTTCGCACTCGACGAAGGTGGCGTGATCGACGGCAAGATCGACGGCAACAGCGCGCGCTGGATCAACCATTCGTGCGCGCCGAACTGCGAAGCCGAGGAAGTCAAGGGCCGCGTGTACATCCACGCGCTGCGCGACATCGCGCCGGAAGAGGAGCTGTTCTACGACTACGGCCTCGTGATCGATGCGAAGCTGACGAAGAAGCTCAAGCGCGAATACGCGTGCCACTGCGGGGCGGAGTCGTGCCGCGGCACGTTGCTCGCGACGTCCGACGAAGGCGGGAAGAAGAAAAAGAAGAAGGACAAGAAGGACGGCAAATCCGTGTCCGGTTCGAAGGACAAGAAGAACCGGAAGTGATGCAGGCGGCAGCGCATTTCGCGCTGCCGCTGTCGTTTCGGCCGACGGTTGGCGCGTTGTAGCGGCCGTCGTTCGCTGTCCTTCTCCGGCGGGCCGCCCGCCGCGAATCGCTCAGTGCGTCGGCGCCGCAGCCGGCGTTTCGCCGGCCGGCTTCTCCGTGCGCGCGGCGAGCGGCACCCTCACCACGAAGCGCGAGCCGCCTTCCGGTGCATCTTCGTACGACACGGTGCCGCCGTGCATCGCGATGATGTCGTGCACGATCGCGAGCCCCAGCCCGGCGCCCGTTTCGACGCCGTTGCCGCTTTGCGCGTCGCCGCGGAAGAAGCGTTTGAACAGGTCGGCCTGCTGGTTCGCGGGCACGCCGGGGCCGTTGTCCTCGACGACGATCTCGGCGGCAGGCTGGCTGTCCTCGAGCGCGGCGCGCGCGACGTTCACCGTGATCCGCGCGCCGTCCGGCCGCGCGAGCGGCACGTACTTCAGCGCATTGTCGAGCAGGTTCGCGATCACCTCGCGCAGCAGCACGGGGTTGCCGCGCACGATCAGCGTCTCGTCGTCGCCCGCGTCGTCGCTGCGCTGGAAGCCGAGGTCGACATGCGACGCGAGCGCGCGCGGCACCCATTCGGCGCCCGTCTCGAACGCCATCGCCGCGAGATCGACGTCGACGAAGCGCGCGGCCTGTTCGCCCGGCTCGGCACGCGCGAGCGACAGCAACTGGTTGGACAGCCGCACCGCGCGGTCCGCGGCCGCGCGCAGCTCGCGCACCGCGGCGAAGGTCTGGTGCGGGTCGCGCGCGACCACCGCCTGCTCGGCATGCAGCTTCACCGCGGTGAGCGGCGTGCGCAACTGGTGGGCGGCATCGGCGATGAACTTGCGCTGCGCGTCGAGCGCGGTCTTCAGACGGCCGAGTAGCGCGTTCATCGCGCTCGTCAGCGGCCGGATCTCCAGCGGCACGTCGGTTTCGTCGACCGGTTCCAGCGACGTGTGGGTCTGCCGGTTCAGCGAATCGGCCAGATGCGTGAGCGGGCCCAGTTGCTGGTTCACGACGCGCCACACGATGCCCCAGCCCGCGAGCAGCAACAGCAGCAGCGGCATCATGATCGCGACGAGGAATTCGGCCGCGATCCGGTAGCGGTGCCGCACCGGCTGCGCGACTTCGACGACCATCGGCCGGCCGCCTTCGACGTTGTCGACGCGCACCTGCGCGACCCGCACCGCGCGGTTGTCGTATTCGGCCTCGAACACGTACGCATGATGCATGCGGCGCACGTTGATGCCCTGCAGCGGCAGCTTCGGATCGCCGGCGAGTTCCTGCTCGCCGTCGCTGATCCGGTAGATCAGCGCTTCGGCCGGATCGGAGAACATCGCCTGCGCGAGCGGCGGCACCGTGAACGGCGCGTCGGGGCCGGCGATCTGGATCTGTTTGGAGATGGCGGTCGCGAGATCGGCGAGCGAGCGGTCGATCACGTGCTGCGTGTATTGCCACGCGAGCCAGTAGGCGATCAGGCCGCTCATCAGCGCGAGCATCGACAGCGGCGCGGCGAGGCGCCGGAGCAGCGAGCGGCGCAGGCTGGTGGTCACAGCCGGATCAGGGGACATTTCGACGGGCAAATGGATAAGCGCCGCTCACGGGGAGCGGCGCGGTCGTGCGCCGGGAGCGGCGACGCGGAGCAGCGCATGCGCCGGCGGCACGCGGCCGACCGGCGCGCGGCGTCGCTCAGACGCTCGCCGTTTGGCGGATTTCCTGCAGCAGGTAGCCGAAGCCGCGCACCGTGACGATTTCGACCCGGCACTGTTCGAGTTTCTTGCGTACGCGGTGCACGTAGACTTCGATCGCGGTGTCGCCGAGATCGCCGCCGAAGTGCGTGAGGTGATCCTGCAACTGGGCCTTGCTGACGACACGGCCGTGACGCAGCAGCAGCATCTCGAGCACCGCGAATTCGCGCGGCGACAGTTCGAGCGGCTTGTCGTCGTTGAAGATGCGGCGGTCGACGCCCGACAGGCGAACGCCGCCGAGCGACACTTCCGGACGCGGCATGTCGCTGTGCGGGCCGCTGCGGCGCATCACCGCGCGGATGCGCGCTTCGAGCTCGGCCGGCTCGAACGGCTTGAGCATGTAGTCGTCGGCGCCGGAGTTCAGGCCCTGGATCCGGTCGTTCAGCTCGTCGCGCGCGGTCAGCACGATCACGGGCGTGTGGCGGTTGGTCTGGCGAAAGCGCGTGAGCAGCGTCATCCCGTCGATGCCCGGCAGGCCGAGGTCGAGGATCACGAGTTCGTGGCGGTTCTGTGCCAGCGCCTGCTCGGCAAAAATGCCGTCATGCACCATGTCGACGGTGAAGCCAGCCTGCTCGAGGCTGCTCTGGATACCGCGTGCGATGGGGCGGTCGTCTTCGATCAGAAGGAGTCGCATGAAGTTCGCTCAAGTACAATGGGTTGGCGGTTCAGGCACGCGGACAGCACGAAGCCGTTTCCACAGGGACGCCGCATCGCCTGACATCAAGCATGGCGGCCAGCGAACGATTAGATCCAATCATGTCCGATATTTCGATCCACGACCTAGAAGCCGCGATCAATTTCTGGCGCGCCCGCTCGCCGTCGAGCGGCGACGAACTCAAACTCTGCGAAGAGGCCAGCGCGCTCTCCAAGCCGTATGCGCTGCTGATTGTACAGCGCGAAAGCGCGCTGCAACTGGAAGGATTGGACCCCAAGGCGCGGAAAGCGTACGAGACTTACGTGCGCCTTAAGGATGGCTTGGAAAGCTGAAGGCTTTCGCTGAGTACATCCTAGAAAACGTTTAGCGAAATGAAAAGTTGACGCGCCGCGCATCGAAAGGACGCGCGGCGGTAGAGGCGATACTCAGGCGCCCGGTTGCGCGTGCGCGGCGGCGCCGTCGATGAACCGCGCGAGTTCGATGTCGCGTTCGGTCAGCCCGTCGGCGTCGTGGGTCGACAGCGTGACGTCGACGCGGTTGTACACGTTGAACCATTCCGGATGGTGATTCATCTCCTGCGCCTTGATCGCGACACGCGTCATGAAGCCGAATGCCTCGTTGAAATCGGCGAAGCGCAGGCGGCGCTGGATCGCGTCGCGGCCCGGCACGGCCGTCCAGAGCGGCAGGCCTTCGAGCCGGGTCTTGCGTTCTTCGGATGTGAGCTTGTGAATCATCTTGCACCTCTCGTTCGGTAACGGCGTCCGCCCGCGGCTGCGCCGCGCGGCGAAGCCGGCGTCGTTCATTGTTTCATAGTTGCGGGAAGGGCGACGGGCAGCCGGCGACGGGCGGCCGGCGACGGGCAACCGGCGACGGGCAACCGGCGGGCGCCGCGGCGCCCGGCGCATCACGCGTCGTCGTCGTCCGGCCAACCCTCGCCCGTGCCGCGATGCAGCACGCGGTCGGTCTCCAGCACCGCGCCGGCCGGAAATTCGGGCAGCGCCGCGAGCCGGCTGGCCAGGGCGCGGCCGTCGACGTCGGCGAGCGCGAACAGCTGCGCGAAATCGTCGATCACGAAGTAGGTCTTCTGGAACGTGTCGATCCGGTACTGCGTGCGCATCACGCGCTCGAGGTCGAACCCGAGCCGGTTCGGCGCCGCGCTTTCGAGGCTGTACAGGCTTTCGCCCTTGCTCGATACGATCCCGGCGCCGTAGATCGACAGCCCGTCGACCCCGCGCGGGTCGCGGATCAGCCCGAATTCCACCGTATACCAATAGAGGCGCGCGAGCCGCGCCAGCGCTGCTTCGTCGTCGGCGACCGCGAGCGCGGTGCGGCCATACGCCTGCATGTAGTCGGCGAACACCGGATCGATCAGCAACGGCACGTGGCCGAACAGGTCGTGGAAGCAGTCGGGTTCCTGCAGGTAGTCGAGCTGGTCGGGACGGCGCATCCACCAGGTGACGGGAAAACGCCGGTTCGCGAGGTGCTCGAAGAACACGCGGTCGGGCACGAGGCCCGGCACCGCCACGATTTCCCAGCCGGTCACGGGCTTCAACTGGCGGTTCACGTCGGCGAACGACGGCACCCGATCGGCCGGCAGTTCGATCTTGCCGAGCCCGGCGACGAATGCATCGCACGCGCGACCGCGCAGCAGGGTCGACTGGCGTGCATAGAGCTGCTTCCACACCGCGTGGTCGACCTGGCCGTAGCGCTGAAGCGGCTGGTCGATGGTGAAATCGGCGGGAGTTTCGAGGCCCGCGTCGAACTGCTCCTGCAGTTTCGCGGTGACGACGGTGGACATGATCAGGCTCTGCACGCTGGGGTTGAGATCATGCAAGTGTAGAGCGGGCTGTGCGCGGATTGGGCGCATAGTTGGCGTTGAATTGCTCGATAATGCGATAATCGTGCATTAAATCAAGGATCAATGCGGAGAATACTCATGCTGGAACTCGATCACTTCGATCTCGCGCTGCTGGACGTGCTGCAGCGCTTCGGTCGCGCGACCCATCAGCAGCTGGGCGAGGAGGTGCCGCTGTCGCCGTCGCAGATCGGCCGGCGGCTGCAGCGGCTCGAGGCGGCCGGCGTGATCGAAGGCTACCGCGTGATGCTGCGGCCCGAAAAGCTCGGGCTCGGCGTGACCGCGTTCACGAGCCTGAAGCTCAAGCATCACGGCGATTCGATCATCGAGCAGTTCCAGCAACAGATCGACGTGCTGCCGGAAGTGCTCGAATGCCATGC encodes the following:
- a CDS encoding YbdK family carboxylate-amine ligase gives rise to the protein MALETFVNSEPFTFGVELEIQVVNTHNYDLTKAASDLMRLIQGETFPGNITPEITESMIELSTGICHSHEQAVSELHAIRDVLVKAADQLNVGLAGGGTHAFQQWSDRQIYDAPRFQYISELYGYLAKQFTVFGQHVHIGCPDPDSALFLLHSMSRFIPHFIALSASSPFVQNVDTGFHSARLNSVFAFPLSGRAPFVLTWDGFEEYFTKMVNTGVVNSMKDFYWDIRPKPGYGTIEVRVMDTPLSVDRAAAIACYIQTLARYLLTDRPLKLSEDDYLVYTFNRFEACRFGLEGTCVNPQTGERRTIAEDILDTLDRIAPHAAALGSRAALDEIGALAKARVNDASWLRTVFKQEKSLNETVRQQCLRWRG
- a CDS encoding MarR family winged helix-turn-helix transcriptional regulator — its product is MSEGVYGNQAAGRVTHSLLRLSTAMRSEAWDWAEGAGLTPTQGEILVLLLQRKGPMRLGEIARETQLTAATTSDAVSTLETKGLVEKRRALDDGRALAVRLSARGRTAAKKALQWPEFLTKAVGKLGADEQGTLYRALLKTLRELQVAGATPPQRMCLTCTHFQPGKLSKKTVHHCAALDISMSDSDLRLDCAVQEEADAATQKKTWKIFAG
- a CDS encoding glutamine amidotransferase, giving the protein MNAEVVAIRHVHFEDLGSFEQVLGERGRRVRYVDVGSSRVEVLDVLEPSLLVVLGGPLSVYDDAQYPTIAPLLALVRQRIDAGLPILGICLGAQFIARALGAHVYPAARHELGWAPLTLTDAGRASPLRHLDGATTSMLHWHGDTFDLPGGAIHLASTPACRHQAFAWGQHVLALQCHPEIRTDRFEPWLIANAGEIAATPGVDARQLRADTAQHGPALETAARRMFAEWLDSVGL
- a CDS encoding NADH:flavin oxidoreductase/NADH oxidase, with the protein product MTALFSPFTLRGVTLPNRIVISPMCQYSAERGEATDWHMIHLGHLALSGAGLLCIEATAVEPDGRITHGDLGLWDDVTEAALKPVLAAIRKHSPVRVAMQLSHAGRKASSAAPWEGGQLVPVAEGGWLPHGPSAVPHKDGETPPLALDAAGLNRIREAFAASARRAARLGIDAIEVHAAHGYLLHQFLSPLANRRTDEYGGSRENRMRFPVEIFEIVRAAFPEDRPVGVRVSATDWVEGGWELDDTIAFAHELKRRGCDWIDVSSGGVSPLQKIPLSPGYQVPFAQAVKRAVGMPTIAVGLINEPEHANRLIEAGDADLVAMARAMLYDPRWPWHAAAELGAQVTAPPQYWRSQPREHKALFGDVAFGQR
- a CDS encoding SET domain-containing protein, with the translated sequence MSSRRIAVRRSGVHGKGVFAVAPIKAGERVVEYKGERISWKEALRRHPHDPSEPNHTFYFALDEGGVIDGKIDGNSARWINHSCAPNCEAEEVKGRVYIHALRDIAPEEELFYDYGLVIDAKLTKKLKREYACHCGAESCRGTLLATSDEGGKKKKKKDKKDGKSVSGSKDKKNRK
- a CDS encoding sensor histidine kinase; the encoded protein is MSPDPAVTTSLRRSLLRRLAAPLSMLALMSGLIAYWLAWQYTQHVIDRSLADLATAISKQIQIAGPDAPFTVPPLAQAMFSDPAEALIYRISDGEQELAGDPKLPLQGINVRRMHHAYVFEAEYDNRAVRVAQVRVDNVEGGRPMVVEVAQPVRHRYRIAAEFLVAIMMPLLLLLLAGWGIVWRVVNQQLGPLTHLADSLNRQTHTSLEPVDETDVPLEIRPLTSAMNALLGRLKTALDAQRKFIADAAHQLRTPLTAVKLHAEQAVVARDPHQTFAAVRELRAAADRAVRLSNQLLSLARAEPGEQAARFVDVDLAAMAFETGAEWVPRALASHVDLGFQRSDDAGDDETLIVRGNPVLLREVIANLLDNALKYVPLARPDGARITVNVARAALEDSQPAAEIVVEDNGPGVPANQQADLFKRFFRGDAQSGNGVETGAGLGLAIVHDIIAMHGGTVSYEDAPEGGSRFVVRVPLAARTEKPAGETPAAAPTH
- a CDS encoding response regulator; this encodes MRLLLIEDDRPIARGIQSSLEQAGFTVDMVHDGIFAEQALAQNRHELVILDLGLPGIDGMTLLTRFRQTNRHTPVIVLTARDELNDRIQGLNSGADDYMLKPFEPAELEARIRAVMRRSGPHSDMPRPEVSLGGVRLSGVDRRIFNDDKPLELSPREFAVLEMLLLRHGRVVSKAQLQDHLTHFGGDLGDTAIEVYVHRVRKKLEQCRVEIVTVRGFGYLLQEIRQTASV
- a CDS encoding DUF3717 domain-containing protein is translated as MSDISIHDLEAAINFWRARSPSSGDELKLCEEASALSKPYALLIVQRESALQLEGLDPKARKAYETYVRLKDGLES
- a CDS encoding 4a-hydroxytetrahydrobiopterin dehydratase; its protein translation is MNDAGFAARRSRGRTPLPNERCKMIHKLTSEERKTRLEGLPLWTAVPGRDAIQRRLRFADFNEAFGFMTRVAIKAQEMNHHPEWFNVYNRVDVTLSTHDADGLTERDIELARFIDGAAAHAQPGA
- the phhA gene encoding phenylalanine 4-monooxygenase, with protein sequence MSTVVTAKLQEQFDAGLETPADFTIDQPLQRYGQVDHAVWKQLYARQSTLLRGRACDAFVAGLGKIELPADRVPSFADVNRQLKPVTGWEIVAVPGLVPDRVFFEHLANRRFPVTWWMRRPDQLDYLQEPDCFHDLFGHVPLLIDPVFADYMQAYGRTALAVADDEAALARLARLYWYTVEFGLIRDPRGVDGLSIYGAGIVSSKGESLYSLESAAPNRLGFDLERVMRTQYRIDTFQKTYFVIDDFAQLFALADVDGRALASRLAALPEFPAGAVLETDRVLHRGTGEGWPDDDDA
- a CDS encoding Lrp/AsnC family transcriptional regulator — its product is MLELDHFDLALLDVLQRFGRATHQQLGEEVPLSPSQIGRRLQRLEAAGVIEGYRVMLRPEKLGLGVTAFTSLKLKHHGDSIIEQFQQQIDVLPEVLECHAVVGDADYLLRIVAPDLNALSQFVMKKLMRVPGVDSVRSNIVLTTFKRNGALPLAHLAPGAA